A window of the Acidobacteriota bacterium genome harbors these coding sequences:
- a CDS encoding NADH-quinone oxidoreductase subunit N yields MNELFIPAILPEIVLCAAGVLIMVAEPFLGRHGRTAGAVLTVAGLAGSAAAVLLTPQVPVDALFHGMVTLDLFGAYCRLLFAAIGILMVLGSAAYLRREALPHGEFYTLLLFATAGMNFMVTGADLVMTFVGLEILSIATYVLAGFRRRDPRSNESGMKYFFMGAFSSAILLYGIALIYGAAGSTNYGAVLRFMRAFTHVADLPLLLALGIGLVVAGFSFKVAAAPFHVWTPDVYEGAPTPVTAFMSVGPKAAGFAALIRILFQLVPPDQPVWTQLLLVAAVLTMLVGNLGAIPQRNIKRLLAYSSIAHAGYLLIGLVTASVTGLAAMLFYFAAYLLMNIGAFAVVALVSGPGETRVAIDDYRGLGFRQPVLSFPLTVCLVSLAGIPATAGFIGKFFLFSAAMERELYTLVIIAILNSLVSVYYYLRVVVVMFMQEPGEAAAVEVPAAAGVVIVACGVLTIVLGLFPTPLLQASSDAILSFLGR; encoded by the coding sequence GTGAACGAGCTGTTCATCCCCGCCATCCTCCCCGAGATCGTCCTGTGCGCGGCCGGCGTCCTGATCATGGTCGCGGAGCCCTTTCTGGGCCGGCACGGCCGGACCGCCGGCGCCGTGCTGACCGTGGCCGGGCTGGCGGGCAGCGCGGCCGCCGTCCTGCTGACGCCGCAAGTTCCGGTCGATGCGCTGTTCCACGGCATGGTCACCCTGGACCTGTTCGGCGCCTACTGCCGGCTGCTCTTCGCCGCTATCGGGATTCTGATGGTGCTCGGCTCGGCGGCCTACCTGCGACGGGAGGCGCTCCCCCACGGCGAGTTCTACACGCTGCTGCTGTTCGCCACGGCGGGCATGAACTTCATGGTCACCGGCGCCGACCTGGTCATGACCTTCGTGGGCCTGGAGATCCTCTCCATCGCCACCTACGTGCTGGCCGGCTTCCGGCGGCGGGACCCCCGCTCCAACGAATCGGGGATGAAGTACTTCTTCATGGGCGCCTTCTCCTCGGCGATTCTGCTCTACGGGATCGCCCTCATCTACGGCGCGGCCGGCAGCACGAACTACGGCGCCGTGCTCCGCTTCATGCGCGCCTTCACGCACGTGGCCGACCTGCCGCTGCTGCTGGCGCTGGGCATCGGCCTGGTGGTGGCGGGCTTCAGTTTCAAGGTGGCCGCCGCCCCCTTCCACGTGTGGACGCCCGACGTGTACGAGGGGGCGCCGACGCCGGTGACCGCCTTCATGTCCGTCGGCCCCAAGGCGGCGGGATTCGCCGCCCTGATCCGCATCCTGTTCCAGCTCGTCCCCCCCGACCAGCCGGTCTGGACCCAGCTGCTGCTGGTGGCGGCGGTGCTCACGATGCTGGTGGGCAACCTGGGCGCCATCCCCCAGCGCAACATCAAGCGGCTGCTCGCCTACTCATCCATCGCCCACGCCGGCTACCTGCTCATCGGGCTGGTCACCGCCAGCGTCACCGGCCTGGCGGCCATGCTGTTCTACTTCGCCGCTTACCTGCTGATGAACATCGGCGCCTTCGCGGTGGTGGCGCTGGTGTCCGGCCCCGGCGAGACGCGCGTCGCCATCGACGACTACCGCGGCCTGGGTTTCCGCCAACCCGTTCTGAGCTTCCCCCTGACCGTCTGCCTCGTGTCGCTGGCGGGCATCCCCGCCACCGCCGGGTTCATCGGCAAGTTCTTCCTGTTCAGCGCCGCGATGGAACGGGAGCTGTACACCCTGGTCATCATCGCCATCCTGAACAGCCTCGTGAGCGTGTACTACTACCTGCGGGTGGTGGTGGTGATGTTCATGCAGGAGCCCGGTGAAGCCGCGGCCGTCGAGGTACCCGCCGCCGCCGGCGTCGTGATCGTCGCCTGCGGCGTACTGACCATCGTCCTCGGACTCTTCCCCACCCCGCTCCTCCAGGCCTCCAGCGACGCCATCCTGAGTTTTCTGGGGCGCTGA
- a CDS encoding NADH-quinone oxidoreductase subunit M produces the protein MEHLLSIVVFLPMLGAVGLAFIPRARVGAHRAVALAAALAGFAASLVLLARFQSASPDFQLEEFHRWFAMGGFQVNYHLGLDGISLFLVLLTTFITPVAILGSWSVTKHVREYMIFMLVLESGILGVFLSLDLVLFYLFWEVMLIPMYFLIGVWGSQNRIYAAVKFFLYTMSGSLFMLVAVIALYYWHGQAAGAFTFDYPQILAAMEAGRFALPLDRQILLFLAFGVAFAIKVPLFPFHTWLPDAHTEAPTAGSVVLAAVLLKMGTYGFLRFCLPLFPEASVTLAPWVCVLALVGIIYGALVCMVQPDLKRLVAYSSVSHLGFVMLGLFAFNIYGVQGATYQMLNHGLSTGALFLLVGMIYDRRHTRLIAEFGGLAHPMPVFAALFMIVTLSSIGLPGLNGFVGEILILQGAFAGNATYGILAATGLILSAVYMLTMYQRVFLGPLNRDENRALVDLNLREKLILVPIVILIVWMGMHSSTFLRPMDASLQKALARVQQVRQPPPVIHEVDRLPAGGVGTGTPVPQAAAPTIR, from the coding sequence ATGGAACACCTGCTGAGCATCGTCGTCTTCCTGCCCATGCTGGGCGCCGTCGGCCTGGCCTTCATCCCGCGGGCGCGCGTCGGGGCGCACCGGGCCGTGGCGCTGGCCGCCGCGCTGGCCGGCTTCGCCGCGTCCCTGGTGCTGCTGGCCCGGTTCCAGTCCGCCAGCCCCGACTTCCAGCTCGAGGAGTTCCACCGCTGGTTCGCCATGGGCGGCTTCCAGGTGAACTACCACCTGGGCCTGGACGGCATCTCGCTCTTCCTCGTGCTGCTCACCACCTTCATCACGCCCGTAGCCATCCTGGGCTCGTGGTCCGTCACGAAGCACGTCCGCGAGTACATGATCTTTATGCTGGTGCTCGAGTCGGGCATCCTCGGCGTCTTCCTGTCGCTGGACCTGGTGCTCTTCTACCTGTTCTGGGAGGTCATGCTCATCCCGATGTACTTCCTGATCGGCGTCTGGGGGAGCCAGAACCGGATCTACGCGGCGGTGAAATTCTTCCTCTATACGATGTCCGGCTCCCTGTTCATGCTGGTGGCCGTCATCGCGCTCTACTACTGGCACGGCCAGGCCGCCGGCGCCTTCACCTTCGACTACCCGCAGATCCTGGCGGCCATGGAGGCGGGGCGCTTCGCACTGCCGCTGGACCGCCAGATCCTGCTCTTCCTGGCGTTCGGCGTCGCCTTCGCCATCAAGGTGCCACTCTTCCCCTTCCACACCTGGCTACCCGACGCGCACACCGAGGCGCCCACCGCCGGCTCGGTGGTCCTGGCCGCCGTGCTCCTGAAGATGGGCACTTACGGTTTCCTGCGCTTCTGCCTGCCGCTCTTCCCCGAGGCCAGCGTGACCCTCGCCCCGTGGGTCTGCGTCCTGGCCCTCGTCGGGATCATCTACGGGGCGCTGGTGTGCATGGTCCAGCCCGACCTCAAGCGCCTGGTGGCCTACTCGTCGGTGAGCCACCTCGGCTTCGTCATGCTGGGCCTGTTCGCGTTCAACATTTACGGCGTCCAGGGAGCGACGTACCAGATGCTGAATCACGGTCTGAGCACCGGCGCGCTGTTCCTCCTGGTGGGCATGATCTACGACCGGCGGCACACGCGCCTCATCGCCGAGTTCGGCGGGTTAGCCCACCCGATGCCCGTGTTCGCCGCCCTGTTCATGATCGTCACCCTGTCGTCCATCGGCCTGCCCGGTCTCAACGGCTTCGTCGGCGAGATCCTCATCCTCCAGGGCGCGTTCGCCGGCAACGCCACCTACGGCATCCTGGCGGCGACGGGGCTGATCCTGTCGGCGGTCTACATGCTCACCATGTACCAGCGGGTCTTCCTGGGCCCGCTGAACCGCGACGAGAACCGCGCCCTGGTCGACCTGAACCTGCGGGAGAAGCTCATCCTGGTCCCCATTGTCATCCTCATCGTGTGGATGGGCATGCATTCGAGCACCTTCCTCCGGCCCATGGACGCCAGCCTCCAGAAGGCGCTGGCCCGCGTGCAGCAGGTCCGGCAGCCGCCGCCCGTGATCCACGAGGTGGACCGGCTGCCGGCGGGCGGCGTCGGGACGGGCACCCCGGTCCCGCAGGCCGCCGCGCCCACCATCCGGTAG
- the nuoL gene encoding NADH-quinone oxidoreductase subunit L, with the protein MNSLLLWIPLLPLLGFLLNGLFGRRLPKPLVHWIACGVTGASFLLAVIVFQRFLDLPERLVQADYFRWIESGDFAASFGFLLDPLSMVMTLVVTGVGFLIHVYSIGYMWAEAGYYRFFAYMNLFMFAMLMLVLADNYLLLFLGWEGVGLCSYLLIGFYFHKPSAAAAGKKAFIVNRIGDFGFVVGLLLLFVTFRTLDFRTLFAQVAALPVEAHYGVLTAVTLLFFVGATGKSAQIPLYVWLPDAMEGPTPVSALIHAATMVTAGVYMVARSNPMYGRAPETLFWVGLIGALTAVFAATIGLFQRDIKRVLAYSTVSQLGYMFVALGVGAYATGIFHLMTHAFFKALLFLGSGSVILALHHEQDMQAMGGLRKHLPVTAATMWIGALAIAGVPPLAGFFSKDEILWHAFAGGARGHLVFFGLATLAAGLTAFYMFRLIFLTFHGRTRVPEEQRHHVHESPRPMTAVLVVLALLAAVGGFVGLPAWLGPNAFRDFLQPVFAQLPPADGGAPAPHSLAQELAVTGAAVLVGLLGIAVAWVVFIRRGALPDDEKRLGAAHQLVFNKYYIDELYDRIIVRPLTWISEQWLWKIFDAGLVDGLVNGAGALVQGLGDGARRVQNGLARTYLGWVAVGAIGVGLYVLFLFG; encoded by the coding sequence ATGAACAGCCTGCTGCTCTGGATCCCGCTGCTTCCCCTGCTGGGCTTTCTCCTCAACGGACTGTTCGGCCGCCGCCTGCCCAAGCCGCTGGTTCACTGGATCGCCTGCGGCGTCACCGGCGCGTCGTTCCTGCTGGCGGTGATCGTTTTCCAGCGCTTCCTCGACCTGCCGGAGCGCCTCGTCCAGGCGGACTACTTCCGCTGGATCGAGTCGGGCGACTTCGCGGCCAGCTTCGGGTTTCTCCTCGACCCGCTGTCCATGGTGATGACGCTGGTGGTCACCGGCGTGGGCTTCCTGATCCATGTCTACAGCATCGGGTACATGTGGGCGGAGGCCGGCTACTACCGGTTCTTCGCCTACATGAACCTGTTCATGTTCGCCATGCTCATGCTGGTGCTGGCCGACAACTACCTGCTCCTCTTCCTGGGCTGGGAGGGCGTCGGGCTCTGCTCCTATCTGCTCATCGGCTTCTACTTCCACAAGCCGAGCGCCGCCGCGGCCGGCAAGAAGGCGTTCATCGTGAACCGGATCGGGGACTTCGGCTTCGTGGTGGGGCTGCTGCTCCTGTTCGTGACGTTCCGCACGCTGGACTTCAGGACCCTGTTCGCGCAGGTCGCCGCCCTGCCCGTGGAGGCGCACTACGGCGTGCTCACCGCCGTCACCCTGCTCTTCTTCGTGGGCGCCACCGGCAAGAGCGCCCAGATCCCGCTCTATGTCTGGCTGCCCGACGCCATGGAGGGCCCCACGCCGGTGAGCGCGCTGATCCACGCCGCCACCATGGTCACCGCCGGCGTTTACATGGTGGCCCGCTCCAATCCCATGTACGGCCGCGCGCCCGAGACGCTGTTCTGGGTGGGGCTGATCGGCGCGCTGACCGCCGTCTTCGCCGCCACCATCGGCCTCTTCCAGCGCGACATCAAGCGGGTGCTCGCCTACTCCACCGTCAGCCAGCTCGGCTACATGTTCGTGGCGCTCGGCGTGGGCGCATACGCCACCGGCATCTTCCACCTGATGACCCACGCCTTCTTCAAAGCGCTGCTCTTCCTCGGATCCGGCAGCGTGATTCTGGCCCTGCACCACGAGCAGGACATGCAGGCGATGGGCGGGCTGCGGAAACACCTGCCGGTCACCGCCGCCACCATGTGGATCGGCGCGCTGGCTATCGCCGGTGTGCCGCCCCTGGCCGGTTTCTTTTCCAAGGACGAGATCCTGTGGCACGCGTTCGCCGGCGGCGCGCGCGGCCACCTGGTGTTCTTCGGCCTGGCCACGCTCGCGGCCGGCCTCACCGCGTTCTACATGTTCCGGCTCATCTTCCTCACCTTCCACGGCCGGACCCGCGTGCCCGAGGAGCAGCGCCACCATGTCCACGAATCGCCGCGGCCCATGACCGCGGTGCTGGTCGTGCTGGCGCTGCTCGCCGCCGTCGGCGGCTTCGTGGGGCTGCCGGCCTGGCTGGGTCCCAACGCGTTCCGCGACTTTCTCCAGCCGGTCTTCGCGCAGCTGCCGCCCGCCGACGGAGGCGCCCCCGCCCCCCACAGCCTGGCGCAGGAGCTGGCGGTGACCGGCGCGGCGGTGCTGGTGGGGCTGCTCGGCATCGCCGTTGCCTGGGTGGTGTTCATCCGCCGCGGCGCGCTGCCCGACGACGAGAAGCGGCTCGGCGCCGCGCACCAGCTGGTCTTCAACAAGTATTACATCGACGAGCTGTACGACCGCATCATCGTCCGGCCGCTGACGTGGATCTCCGAGCAGTGGCTCTGGAAGATCTTCGACGCCGGCCTTGTCGACGGTCTGGTCAACGGCGCCGGGGCGCTGGTCCAGGGGCTCGGCGACGGGGCGCGGCGCGTGCAGAACGGGCTGGCCCGGACCTACCTCGGCTGGGTGGCGGTGGGCGCCATCGGCGTGGGGCTGTACGTACTCTTCCTGTTTGGCTAG
- the nuoK gene encoding NADH-quinone oxidoreductase subunit NuoK: MPVPSLHVLILSALLFAICVIGVLMRRNLVVMFLCVELMLNAANLALIGFSRRLGQLDGQVVVFFVIVLAAAEAAVGLALVIALYRSRRTLDADQLNLMKY, from the coding sequence ATGCCCGTCCCGTCGCTCCACGTCCTGATCTTGAGCGCGCTGCTGTTCGCCATCTGCGTCATCGGCGTGCTCATGCGCCGCAACCTGGTGGTCATGTTCCTCTGCGTCGAGTTGATGCTCAACGCCGCCAACCTGGCCCTCATCGGCTTCAGCCGGAGGCTGGGCCAGCTCGACGGCCAGGTGGTGGTGTTCTTCGTGATCGTCCTGGCGGCGGCCGAAGCCGCGGTGGGACTGGCGCTGGTGATCGCCCTGTACCGCAGCCGCCGGACGCTGGACGCCGACCAGCTGAACCTGATGAAGTACTGA
- a CDS encoding NADH-quinone oxidoreductase subunit J — MIVVLFYISAVLAVLAALNLILQKKTMNAALSLVVCLAALSVIYFILSAPFIGIIQLVVYAGAVMVLFLVVIMLLDPFSEVVLRNHNRLWVFFSMLLGGGLFTLLAFAFSTWQPPADTPDIPGAARNTETLAELLFNKYLLPFEAVSILILVAIIGAVVLAKKKHPAGS; from the coding sequence ATGATTGTCGTTCTGTTCTACATCAGCGCCGTCCTCGCCGTCCTCGCCGCCCTCAATCTCATCCTGCAGAAAAAAACCATGAACGCCGCCCTGTCGCTGGTCGTCTGCCTGGCGGCGCTGTCCGTCATCTACTTCATCCTGAGTGCGCCGTTCATCGGCATCATCCAGCTGGTGGTCTACGCCGGGGCGGTGATGGTGCTCTTTCTCGTGGTCATCATGCTGCTGGATCCGTTCTCCGAAGTGGTCCTGCGGAACCACAACCGGCTGTGGGTCTTTTTCAGCATGCTGCTGGGTGGCGGGCTGTTCACCCTGCTGGCCTTCGCCTTTTCCACCTGGCAGCCGCCGGCGGACACCCCGGACATCCCCGGCGCCGCCCGGAACACCGAGACGCTGGCCGAGCTCCTCTTCAACAAATATCTGCTCCCGTTCGAGGCGGTCTCGATCCTCATTCTGGTCGCCATCATCGGCGCCGTGGTGCTGGCCAAGAAAAAGCACCCCGCAGGGAGTTAG
- a CDS encoding DUF4198 domain-containing protein yields MITGYNTEVTFSGIIYHVQTEDMGLDMRKIITHVYKGGAILLSKKTAYDHLVVEGSDEAKIKALMNDQHKTILRIIQAGKLETLRKKVEEAEKQEPAHAGPERESAAQVAGMAEMDEDIQESVREIEQEIDGSLNMLLQRFIQKEAKPKKLKVEVVAGTEIVSGQPAVLRVYSRDASTSQPLPDTKVVIKVIGMTFRPAVYTGRTDKNGVYTLNIIVPEFSAGQAAILVQASSEFGTDELKLKISRRI; encoded by the coding sequence ATGATCACCGGTTACAACACGGAAGTCACATTCAGCGGGATCATCTACCACGTCCAGACGGAGGACATGGGCTTGGACATGAGGAAGATCATCACCCATGTCTACAAGGGCGGCGCGATTCTCCTGTCGAAAAAGACCGCTTATGACCACCTGGTCGTCGAGGGCTCGGACGAAGCCAAAATCAAGGCCCTGATGAACGACCAGCACAAGACGATCCTTCGGATCATCCAGGCCGGCAAACTGGAAACGCTGCGCAAGAAAGTGGAGGAGGCGGAAAAGCAGGAGCCGGCGCACGCCGGTCCCGAGCGCGAGTCGGCCGCCCAGGTGGCCGGCATGGCCGAGATGGATGAGGACATCCAGGAGTCGGTTCGGGAGATCGAGCAGGAGATCGACGGCTCGCTCAACATGCTGCTGCAGAGATTCATCCAGAAGGAAGCCAAGCCGAAGAAGCTCAAGGTCGAGGTGGTCGCCGGCACCGAGATCGTCTCCGGCCAGCCGGCGGTGCTGCGGGTCTATTCCCGCGACGCCTCCACCTCCCAGCCGCTGCCGGACACGAAGGTGGTGATCAAGGTCATCGGCATGACCTTCCGCCCCGCCGTCTACACCGGCCGGACCGACAAGAACGGCGTGTACACGCTGAACATCATCGTGCCCGAATTCTCAGCTGGGCAGGCGGCCATCTTGGTCCAGGCCTCCTCGGAGTTCGGGACCGACGAGCTGAAGCTGAAAATTTCCCGCCGCATCTGA
- the argS gene encoding arginine--tRNA ligase, with translation MFYRIKDELADCLQARLAEVFGVNREQYRVQVQYPARLEFGDFGVSFPFELAKVLRRSPQQIAQQFLDGFRAPAFVRRIDTAGGGYINLTVDRWSLFLDAVRALRSGRLWPEFEPDAGKTIVEHTNINPNKAAHIGHLRNAILGDSLVRLLRFNGKRVEVQNYIDNTGVQVADVVVGFLHLEHQGVAEVAAIEGRFDYLCWDLYARVARFYEASEANARLRGEVLHQIEAGDNAVAELADLIATRIVNCHLDTMERLDIRYDVLPRESDILHLHFWDTAFAQLKARGAAELETTGPNAGCWIMRYQKDGQEDTKILVRSNGTVTYTGKDIAYQLWKIGRLDKDFHYEPFRAYDDGHTVWVSSSAPAADASDLQPPRFGAGDRVFNVIDARQAYTQNVVFEGLRRLGYTEEAERSVHFAYEIVALSPRCAQELGTELSEEDRQRAHVEVSGRKGLGVKADDLLDRLEEKARREVDVRNPDMAPDQAARTARDIAIGALRYFMVRFSRKALIVFDFDDALNFDGETGPYLQYSAVRARNIGVQYREHYGLGEADAVTALDGLLAAPAVELPDDVWELLTQSLKLRDAARASLAGQELAAFAKYLYTLAQRFSNFYNKHRIIGEEDPVWRLVFLAVVHIYYQGMQQGLDILGIPIPERM, from the coding sequence ATGTTTTACCGGATCAAGGACGAACTGGCGGATTGCCTGCAGGCGCGCCTGGCCGAGGTGTTCGGCGTCAACCGCGAGCAGTACCGTGTCCAGGTGCAGTACCCGGCCCGGCTGGAGTTCGGCGATTTTGGCGTGTCGTTCCCGTTCGAGCTGGCCAAGGTGCTGCGCCGGTCGCCCCAGCAGATCGCCCAGCAGTTTCTCGACGGCTTCCGGGCGCCCGCCTTCGTCCGCCGGATCGACACCGCCGGCGGCGGCTACATCAATTTGACGGTGGACCGCTGGAGCCTGTTCCTGGACGCCGTGCGCGCGCTGCGGTCCGGCCGGCTGTGGCCGGAGTTCGAGCCCGACGCCGGCAAGACCATCGTCGAGCACACCAACATCAATCCCAACAAGGCGGCCCACATCGGGCACCTGCGCAACGCCATCCTGGGCGATAGCCTCGTGCGCTTGCTCCGCTTCAACGGCAAGCGGGTGGAGGTGCAGAACTACATCGACAACACCGGCGTGCAGGTGGCCGACGTGGTCGTCGGCTTCCTGCACCTGGAGCACCAGGGCGTCGCCGAAGTCGCCGCCATCGAGGGCCGCTTCGACTACCTGTGCTGGGACCTGTACGCCCGGGTGGCGCGCTTCTACGAAGCGTCCGAGGCCAACGCCCGGCTCCGGGGCGAGGTGCTGCACCAGATCGAGGCGGGCGACAACGCGGTGGCCGAACTGGCCGACCTGATCGCCACCCGGATCGTCAACTGCCACCTCGACACCATGGAACGGCTCGACATCCGCTATGACGTCCTGCCGCGGGAGAGCGACATTCTGCACCTGCACTTCTGGGACACCGCCTTCGCCCAGCTCAAGGCGCGCGGCGCGGCGGAGCTGGAGACGACTGGCCCCAACGCCGGCTGCTGGATCATGCGCTACCAGAAGGATGGGCAGGAAGACACCAAGATCCTCGTCCGCTCCAACGGCACCGTGACCTACACCGGCAAGGATATCGCCTACCAGCTCTGGAAGATCGGGCGGCTGGACAAGGACTTCCATTACGAGCCGTTCCGCGCCTACGACGACGGCCACACGGTGTGGGTGTCCAGCAGCGCGCCGGCCGCGGACGCCTCGGACTTGCAGCCGCCCCGCTTCGGTGCCGGCGACCGGGTGTTCAACGTCATCGACGCGCGCCAGGCCTACACCCAGAACGTCGTCTTCGAAGGACTGCGCCGGCTGGGCTACACCGAGGAAGCCGAGCGGAGCGTGCATTTCGCCTACGAGATCGTGGCGCTGTCACCGCGCTGCGCCCAGGAGCTGGGCACGGAGCTGTCCGAGGAGGACCGCCAGCGCGCCCACGTCGAAGTCAGCGGGCGCAAGGGGCTGGGCGTAAAGGCCGACGACCTGCTCGACCGCCTCGAGGAGAAGGCGCGGCGCGAGGTGGACGTCCGAAACCCCGACATGGCGCCCGACCAGGCCGCGCGCACCGCGCGCGACATCGCCATCGGCGCGCTGCGCTACTTCATGGTGCGGTTCTCACGCAAGGCCCTGATCGTTTTCGATTTCGACGACGCCCTCAACTTCGACGGCGAGACGGGGCCCTACCTGCAGTACTCCGCGGTGCGCGCCCGGAACATCGGGGTGCAGTACCGCGAGCATTACGGGCTGGGTGAGGCGGACGCGGTGACGGCCCTCGACGGTCTGCTGGCGGCGCCCGCCGTCGAACTGCCCGACGACGTGTGGGAGCTCCTCACGCAATCGCTCAAGCTCCGCGACGCCGCCCGGGCCAGCCTGGCCGGCCAGGAGCTCGCCGCATTCGCCAAGTACCTGTACACCCTGGCCCAGCGGTTTTCGAACTTCTACAACAAGCACCGTATCATCGGCGAGGAGGACCCCGTGTGGCGGCTCGTCTTTCTGGCGGTGGTACACATCTATTATCAGGGGATGCAGCAGGGCCTCGACATCCTGGGCATTCCCATCCCGGAGCGGATGTGA
- the der gene encoding ribosome biogenesis GTPase Der, producing the protein MPVSAPALPVVVIIGRPNVGKSTLFNALVGSRRAIVGDEPGITRDRLYGQVDWNGKRFRLADTGGILPDERERIPREILKQAAVALSEATAVLMVVDAAAGVHPMDAVIHRLVMESGRPFYLVANKVDDPRHEPYTLPFYEFGVDYVYPVSAEHKRGLDTLLETVCADFPVPDAPDVPLPETRVAIIGRPNVGKSSLVNALVGSERVIVSEIPGTTRDAVDTELETDGCRYRLIDTAGIRKKSRTHLHAEKLSVILARKHLEQADLAVLLLDPIEGVTHTDATIASYAVEAGQALILGVNKLDLIPDPDRFRKAFQAEAKRQLRFLDYAPLVFFSAKTGRNVHRLFPVMRRAAETRRLRITTGTLNAFFRKMLRERQIQALPAEDHGVKYMTQVAVAPPTFVVFLRRGQRLAVSEERFIINQIRREFEFYANPIRLIQRS; encoded by the coding sequence GTGCCCGTGTCCGCTCCCGCACTCCCCGTGGTGGTGATCATCGGCCGGCCCAACGTGGGCAAATCCACCCTGTTCAACGCACTGGTGGGCAGCCGCCGCGCCATCGTCGGCGACGAGCCGGGCATCACCCGCGACCGGCTCTACGGCCAGGTGGACTGGAACGGCAAGCGGTTCCGGTTGGCGGACACCGGCGGTATCCTGCCCGACGAGCGCGAGCGGATCCCCCGCGAGATTCTCAAGCAGGCGGCCGTGGCCCTATCCGAGGCGACCGCGGTGCTGATGGTGGTGGACGCCGCCGCGGGGGTGCACCCCATGGACGCGGTGATCCACCGCCTGGTGATGGAATCGGGTCGGCCGTTCTACCTGGTGGCCAACAAGGTGGACGACCCGCGCCACGAGCCCTACACTCTGCCGTTCTACGAGTTCGGCGTCGACTACGTCTATCCGGTATCGGCGGAGCACAAGCGCGGTCTGGACACCCTCCTCGAGACGGTATGCGCCGATTTTCCCGTCCCGGACGCCCCGGACGTGCCCCTTCCCGAGACGCGCGTGGCCATCATCGGTCGGCCCAACGTGGGCAAATCGTCGCTCGTGAACGCGCTGGTCGGCTCCGAACGGGTCATCGTGAGCGAGATTCCCGGAACCACCCGCGACGCGGTGGACACCGAGCTTGAAACCGACGGCTGCCGCTACCGGCTCATCGACACGGCGGGCATCCGCAAGAAGAGCCGCACCCACCTGCACGCGGAGAAGCTGAGCGTCATCCTCGCCCGCAAGCACCTGGAGCAGGCCGACCTGGCCGTGCTGCTCCTCGATCCCATCGAGGGCGTGACCCATACCGACGCCACCATCGCCAGCTATGCGGTGGAGGCCGGCCAAGCGCTGATTCTGGGCGTCAACAAGCTGGATCTCATCCCCGATCCGGATCGTTTCCGCAAGGCGTTCCAGGCGGAGGCGAAGCGCCAGCTCCGCTTCCTGGACTACGCACCGCTGGTGTTCTTTTCGGCGAAGACCGGCCGGAACGTCCACCGGCTGTTCCCCGTGATGCGCCGGGCCGCCGAGACCCGCCGCCTCCGGATCACCACCGGCACGCTCAACGCCTTCTTCCGGAAAATGCTCCGCGAGCGGCAGATTCAGGCCCTGCCCGCGGAAGACCACGGCGTCAAATACATGACCCAGGTCGCGGTGGCGCCGCCCACCTTCGTGGTCTTCCTCCGCCGCGGCCAACGACTGGCCGTTTCCGAGGAACGGTTCATCATCAATCAAATACGCAGGGAGTTTGAGTTTTACGCCAACCCGATCCGCTTGATCCAGCGCAGTTGA
- a CDS encoding integration host factor subunit beta — MKRAGIEERVYAAHGGLTHREVEAVVSEVLDLIKESLVRGERVKLKGFGVMEVVVRKGKRGRHPKTGQLVVVAPRKTVVYHYSRNTWLGIDDGSDE; from the coding sequence ATGAAACGTGCCGGAATCGAAGAACGCGTCTATGCCGCCCACGGTGGTCTGACCCACCGGGAGGTGGAGGCGGTGGTGTCCGAGGTGCTCGATCTGATCAAGGAGTCCCTGGTTCGGGGCGAGCGTGTCAAACTCAAGGGCTTCGGGGTGATGGAGGTGGTCGTCCGCAAGGGGAAGCGGGGCCGGCATCCGAAGACGGGCCAGCTCGTGGTGGTCGCTCCCCGGAAGACCGTCGTCTACCATTATTCCCGGAACACGTGGCTGGGCATCGACGATGGAAGTGACGAATAA
- a CDS encoding MerR family transcriptional regulator, whose product MEVTNKLYYKIGEVCEITGIEAHVLRYWESEFPVLHPLKNSAGQRVYRQKDIELVLRIKQLLYQDGFTIAGAKRQIRESLAGHRPAPEPETAPPAAPSAGPDLQAVRRLRAELQEILDLLERWELPS is encoded by the coding sequence ATGGAAGTGACGAATAAGCTCTACTACAAGATCGGCGAGGTGTGCGAGATCACGGGGATCGAGGCGCACGTGCTCCGCTACTGGGAGTCGGAGTTTCCCGTGCTGCACCCGCTGAAAAACAGCGCCGGCCAGCGGGTGTACCGCCAGAAGGACATCGAGCTGGTGCTGCGCATCAAACAGCTCCTCTACCAGGACGGCTTCACAATTGCCGGGGCCAAGCGCCAGATCCGGGAGTCGCTGGCCGGCCACCGGCCGGCCCCTGAACCGGAAACCGCGCCGCCGGCTGCGCCGTCCGCGGGGCCCGACCTCCAGGCTGTCCGCCGGTTGCGGGCGGAGCTGCAGGAGATCCTCGATCTTCTGGAACGGTGGGAACTTCCCTCGTGA